The following coding sequences are from one Macaca nemestrina isolate mMacNem1 chromosome 1, mMacNem.hap1, whole genome shotgun sequence window:
- the LOC105498297 gene encoding ubiquitin-like protein ISG15 isoform X1, with amino-acid sequence MSWDLKVKMLGGNEFQVSLSNSMSVSELKAKIAQKIGVHAFQQRLAVHPSGATLQDRVPLANQGLGPGSTVLLVVDKCDEPLSILVRNDKGRSSTYEVQLTQTVAHLKQQVSRQEGVQDDLFWLTFEGKPLENQLPLGEYGLKPLSTVFMNLRLRGGGTEPGGQS; translated from the exons ATG AGCTGGGACCTGAAGGTGAAGATGCTGGGGGGCAACGAGTTCCAGGTGTCCCTGAGCAACTCCATGTCGGTGTCAGAGCTGAAGGCAAAGATTGCCCAGAAGATCGGCGTGCACGCCTTCCAGCAGCGTCTGGCTGTCCACCCCAGCGGCGCCACCCTGCAGGACAGGGTTCCCCTTGCCAACCAGGGCCTGGGCCCCGGCAGCACGGTGCTGCTGGTGGTGGACAAGTGCGATGAACCTCTGAGCATCCTGGTGAGGAACGACAAGGGCCGGAGCAGCACCTACGAGGTACAGCTGACGCAGACTGTGGCCCACCTGAAGCAGCAAGTGAGCCGGCAGGAGGGTGTGCAGGACGACCTGTTCTGGCTGACCTTCGAGGGGAAGCCCCTGGAGAATCAGCTCCCGCTGGGGGAGTACGGCCTCAAGCCCCTGAGCACCGTGTTCATGAATCTGCGCCTGCGGGGAGGCGGCACAGAGCCTGGCGGGCAGAGCTAA